The Microbacterium sp. zg-Y1090 sequence ACGTCGGCGGTGGCTGCGGGACCGCCGTGGCGGCGGGCGTTGGTGAGGGCCTCCTGTGCGATGCGGTAGAGGTTCACCTGCACGAGCTCCGACGGCTCGGTCGGCTCTCCGACGACGGTGAAGGTGGTGGGCAGGCCGTTCTCGCTCGCGTGCGCAGCGAGCTCGGCGATGGCCGACAGCCGCAGCGTGGAGGCGCCGGGGCTCTCGGCATCGGGCGTGCGCAAGGTCTCCAGCAGCTGGCGCAGCTCGTCCAGCGCAGACCGCGCCGACGCTTCGACCCCGCCGAGCGCGGCGCGTGCGGCATGGGGGTCGCGCTCCAGCACCATCCGCGCCGCGCCGGCCTGCACTCCCATCGCCGAGACGTGGTGGGCGACGACATCGTGCAGTTCGCGCGCAATGCGCACCCGGTCGAGCGCGACGGCCTGCGCCGCGGTCAGCTCGCGCTCGCGTTCGAGTTCGGCGGTGCGCTGCTGCAGGGCCGCCCACGCGAGGGCGGTGGTGTAGGCGCGGTCGCCCAGATAGTAGGCACCACCGAAGTACACGACGTTCACGATGAACTGGATCACCATGTACGCGGCCATCGGCGAGAACGCACCGTCGGCGGAGAGGCCGTCGGGCGACGGCTCGGTGGCGGTCTGGAACATCGTCACGAGCAGCCAGATGAACATCGCGGCCACCGTGGCCACGCGCACGATGGTCGCCCGACGGCGATCGTCGACCCAGGCGCCGACGGTGTACATCGCCACGAAGAGGGCGACCTGGCCGACATAGAGGTCGGGGATGCGGAAGGTCGCGCCGGCGAAGAAGGCGACCGCGACGACGATCAGCACGGCCTCGGGGTAACGGCGGCGCAGCGCCAGTGGCAGGGTGGCCGCCGCCGAGTACAGCAGCGCCCAGCCGAGCCCGGGGGTGTCGCCGCCGAAGAACCCGGCGACCTGGCCGAGCCACGAGCTGATGACGGCGCCGACGAGCAGGCAAACGGCGAGCCAGACGTCGACGCGCAGCTGGGCATCGGTGGGTGGGTGCCGGCGGGGCGGGGCGGCGGTCGGGGTCGTGCTCATCGTTCCACGGTAGGGGCGGGCGGGACCGCGGACATCCCCCGCCGGACGGATTTCGCAACCTTGCACCGGGGGCTCTTGACCCTCTACTTGCTTTTTGCAAGCATGAGGCATCCGCCCACCGCGGCGGCTTGCAAGGGAGCACGCCATGACCGACATCTTCGTCAATCTGCCCACGGCCGACCTCGACCGCTGCAAGGCCTTCTACACCGCGCTGGGAGCGGAGATCAATCCGATGTTCACGGACGAGAACGCCGCCTGTGTCGCGTGGGGGGATGGCGTCTACTTCATGATGCTCACCCGGGAGTTCTTCGCGACCTTCACCCCCAAGCCGGTGGCCGATCCAGCGGCGACGGCGCAGGTGATGGTGGGGCTCAGCCGGGCGTCGAACGACGACGTGGATGCCGTGATGGCCACGGGCCTGGCGGCCGGCGGCACCGAGCCCCGCGAGCCGGAGAACCTCGGGTTCATGTACTCGCGGGACCTGGAAGACCCCGACGGCAACGTACTGAGCTTCTTCTACATGGACCCCGTCGCCGCGGAGCAGGGTCCGGAAGCGTTCGCGGACCAGGCGCGGTCGTAGGTGGCCGCGCGAAGCTACGGCCAGTACTGCGGCGTCACCACCGCCGCCGAGTTGATCGGCGAGCGGTGGGCGTTGCTGATCGTCCGCGACCTGCTGGTGGGGCCGCGCCGGTACACCGACCTCAAGGCCGGTCTGCCGCGGATTCCCACGAACATCCTCGCGGCCCGTCTGAAGGAGCTTCAGGATGCCGGTGTGGTGCGGCGCGTGCCGCTGTCGCACCGCGGGCTGGTGTACGACCTCACCGCGTACGGCCGCGAGCTCGAGCCCATCGTGCTGGCGCTCGGGCGCTGGGGGTTCGTGGCGATGGGCGAGCCGGAGCCTGACGACATCGTCACCGCCGACTCGTTGACCATCGCGCTGCGCACGGCATTCCGTCCGGATGCCGCCGCCGCCCTGCCCTCGACCGGATACGACCTGCACATCGGAGAGGTGGGCCTGCGTGCACGGGTGGACGGCGCCGCACTCGCGGTGCGGCGGCTGGACGCGGGTGCGTTCCCCTCGAGCGCGGAGGGCGCGGAGGGCGCGGAGGGCGCGGAGGGTGCAGCGGATGAGCACGGTGCGGGAGGCGCGGATGCCGTGATCGTCGCCGGGCCGGCGATCCGCGAGATCATCTCCGGGGAGCTGCGCCCCGACGACGCGATCGCCCGCGGCGTGGTGCGCGTGCCACGGGGCGATGTCGCGCTCCTCGGCCGGTTCGCCCGGACGTTCCACATCGACCCCGCCGCTGCCGCGGCATGACGCGAACGAAGGGACTCCCCATGTCGGGCGTGATCCATATCGACCTGTTCACCTCGCTCGACGGTGTCGCGCAGTCACCCGGGAGCCGCGCGGAAGACCCGGACGACGGGTTCGCCTACGGCGGCTGGCAGGCCCCCGTGGATGACGATGCGGTCGGCGAGCGGGTGATGGCCGGCATCCGACGCCTCGACGCCCTGCTGCTGGGGCGCCGCACCTACGAGATCTTCGCGGGGTACTGGCCGCAGTACGAGGGACCGGCGGCGGAGATCGCCGAGCGGTTCACCGCCGTGCCGAAGTACGTGGCGTCGCGGGGTGAGCCGCCGCTGCCGTGGGAGAACTCGCATCTGCTCGGTGCCGACCTCGCCGCCGAGGTCGCGGGGCTGCGGGAGCGCCACGAGGAGGTGCACGTGATCGGCAGCATCGACTTCGCTCGCAGCCTCGTGCAGGAGCGCTTGTTCGACGTGCTGAACCTGTGGGTGTATCCGCTGGTGCTCGGGCCGGGCAAGCGGCTGTTCCCGCCGGACGGGCCCGCGTTCGGGCTCACGCTGCTGGAGCCGCCGGTGGCGGGCCCGGCCGGCGCGCTGCTGCTGCGTTACGGCCCCGGCCCCGAGGTCGCCACCGCCGACATGGGCTGACGCCGCCGCCGAGCGGGCACGCGCGGCGGCGAGAGCGGTCTCGCGTCAGCCGAAGATCATCGGACGGTCGTCGTCGTCGTCGGGTGAAGCCAGGTCGAGGTCGACCACGACCGGCACGTGGTCGCTGGGGATCTCGCCCTTGCGCTCATCGCGGTGGATCGACGCTCCGGTGACCCGATCGGCGAAGGCGTGCGAGCCGAGGATGAAGTCGATGCGCATGCCCTGGTTGCGGGGGAAGCGCAGCTGCTTGTAGTCCCAGTAGGTGAACCCGGTGGGCACCAGCGGGCGCACCACGTCGATCATCCCGGCATCCTCGATGGCACGGAATGCCGCGCGCTCCGGCGGGGAGACGTGCGTCGAGATCCCCTCGACGACGGTGGGGTCGCCGTTGTCGGCATCCGTCGGGGCGATGTTGAAGTCGCCGACCATCGCGAGGGCGAGGTCGGGGTTCTCCGTGAGGCTCTCGCGGGCGTGCTGGGCGAGGGCACCCAGCCAGTCGAGCTTGTAGACGTAGTGCGGGTCGTCGAGCGATCGGCCGTTCGGCACGTAGAGGCTCCAGACCCGGATGCCGCCGATCGTGGCGCCGAGCGCACGTGCTTCCAGCGGCTGGTCGGGTCCTTCGTGGCCCTTCGCGAAGCCGGGCATGCCGGGGAACGAGGTCGCGACGTCTTCGATCGGCTCGCGGCTGGCGATCGCGACGCCGTTCCACTGGTTCAGGCCATGCGCGACGACGTGATAGCCGGCATCCTCGAACGCCTCGTAGGGGAATTGCTCGGGCTTGCACTTGATCTCCTGCATCGCGAGCACGTCGATGCCTTCGCGCACGGCGAAGTCGACGGTGCGCACGACGCGCGCCCGGATGGAGTTGACGTTCCAGGTGGCAAGCCGCATGTCCTCCACCCTACTTTCGCCGCCGGGTGGGTATTCGCTCTGCCGGGCTGCTCTTCGGGCCACTTCGGCTCAGACCGTGACAGGGTGATCACATGCGCATCGCCGTCACCGGGTCATCCGGCAAGCTGGGCCGAACCGTCGTCCGTGTCCTCCGTGAGGCGGGGCACACCGTGATCGGCCTGGATCAGGTCGGGCAGCGGGGGCCGGGCTTCGTGCAGGTCGACCTCACCGACTACGGGCAGGTCATCGACGCGCTGGCCGGGGTGAACGACCAGCACGACGGCATCGATGCCCTCGTGCACCTCGCCGCGGTGCCCGCGCCCGGCATCCGCACCGACGTCGCGACGTTCCACAACAACATCGCCGCGACCTTCAACGTCTTCTGGGCCGCCGTGCGGCTCGGCGTCGAGAAGATCGTCTACGCCTCGAGCGAGACGGTGCAGGGTCTCCCGTTCGATGCGCCGCCGCCGTACATCCCCGTCGACGAGGACTACCCCGCGCGGCCCGAGTCGGTCTATTCGCTCGTCAAGCATCTCGAAGAGCAGCTGGCGATCGAGCTGGTGCGGTGGCACCCGACGCTGTCGATCACGGCGCTGCGGTTCTCGAACGTCATGGACCCCGAGGACTACGCGGAATTCCCTTCGTTCGACGACGATGCCACGCTGCGCAAGTGGAACCTCTGGTCCTACATCGACGCCCGCGACGGCGCCCAGGCGGTGCTGCGCGCGCTCGAGAACGCGCCGGCGGGTTTCGACCGATTCCTCATCGCGGCAGCCGACACCGTGATGTCCCGTCCCGCGGCGGAGCTCGTGGCGGAGGTGTTCCCCGATGTGCCGGTGCGGGGTGAACTCGCACCGCACGCGTCGCTGTTCTCGACCGACAAGGCGCGCCGGCTGCTCGGCTATGAGCCCCAGCACTCCTGGCGCGACGAGGTCTAGCCCGCCGCGCCGCATACTCACTCGGCGTCCCGAAGGATGTCCTCCACTCGCTCCTTCGCGTCACCGAAGAGCATCTGCGTGTTCTCACGGTAGAACAGCGGGTTCTGCACTCCGGCGTAGCCGGCGGCCATCGACCGCTTGAAGACGATCACGTTCTCGGCCTCCCACACCCGCAGCACCGGCATCCCGGCGATCGGCGACGACGGGTCCTCGGCTGCGGCGGGGTTCACCGTGTCGTTCGCGCCGATCACCAGCACGACCGACGTCGAGGCGAAGTCATCGTTGATCTCGTCCATCTCCAGCACGATGTCGTACGGCACCTTCGCCTCGGCCAGCAGCACGTTCATGTGGCCGGGCAGTCGGCCGGCGACCGGGTGGATGCCGAAGCGCACGTCCACGCCCCGTTCGCGCAGCCGCCGGGCGAGGTCCGCCACCGGATACTGCGCCTGCGCGACGGCCATGCCGTATCCGGGGGTGATCACGACCGATGACGCCTCGCGCAGCATGTCCGCGACGGTCGCGGCATCCACCTCGCGATACTCGCCGTGGTCGACGTCTCCCGCGACGGGCCGCTCGATGCCGAACCCTCCGGCGATCACCGACAGGAACGACCGGTTCATCGCCTTGCACATGATGTACGACAGATACGCGCCCGACGACCCGACGAGGGCGCCCGTGACGATCAGCAGGTCGTTGTTCAGGAGGAACCCCGCCGCGG is a genomic window containing:
- a CDS encoding sensor histidine kinase, with the protein product MSTTPTAAPPRRHPPTDAQLRVDVWLAVCLLVGAVISSWLGQVAGFFGGDTPGLGWALLYSAAATLPLALRRRYPEAVLIVVAVAFFAGATFRIPDLYVGQVALFVAMYTVGAWVDDRRRATIVRVATVAAMFIWLLVTMFQTATEPSPDGLSADGAFSPMAAYMVIQFIVNVVYFGGAYYLGDRAYTTALAWAALQQRTAELERERELTAAQAVALDRVRIARELHDVVAHHVSAMGVQAGAARMVLERDPHAARAALGGVEASARSALDELRQLLETLRTPDAESPGASTLRLSAIAELAAHASENGLPTTFTVVGEPTEPSELVQVNLYRIAQEALTNARRHGGPAATADVRLRYDHDAVELELTNTGRVRTTDRPGLGLVGMRERAAASGGTIEAGPRARGGFLVRVRMPLRAAVPA
- a CDS encoding NAD-dependent epimerase/dehydratase family protein; this translates as MRIAVTGSSGKLGRTVVRVLREAGHTVIGLDQVGQRGPGFVQVDLTDYGQVIDALAGVNDQHDGIDALVHLAAVPAPGIRTDVATFHNNIAATFNVFWAAVRLGVEKIVYASSETVQGLPFDAPPPYIPVDEDYPARPESVYSLVKHLEEQLAIELVRWHPTLSITALRFSNVMDPEDYAEFPSFDDDATLRKWNLWSYIDARDGAQAVLRALENAPAGFDRFLIAAADTVMSRPAAELVAEVFPDVPVRGELAPHASLFSTDKARRLLGYEPQHSWRDEV
- the pntB gene encoding Re/Si-specific NAD(P)(+) transhydrogenase subunit beta, whose amino-acid sequence is MTAAAVATAAYLVAALLFVLSLRGLSTHETARTGVGYGIAGMVIALAATAWVTVQDAWGDPQATLGLVLLAAAVLIGAAIGLWRARVVEMTGMPELIALLHSFVGLAAVLVGWNGALHDPGLSGALRDIHHAEVFIGVFIGGVTFTGSIVAFLKLSARMSSRPLMLPGKNALNVGALVAFVALTTWYVITPQLWLLVAVTVLALALGWHLVASIGGGDMPVVVSMLNSYSGWAAAAAGFLLNNDLLIVTGALVGSSGAYLSYIMCKAMNRSFLSVIAGGFGIERPVAGDVDHGEYREVDAATVADMLREASSVVITPGYGMAVAQAQYPVADLARRLRERGVDVRFGIHPVAGRLPGHMNVLLAEAKVPYDIVLEMDEINDDFASTSVVLVIGANDTVNPAAAEDPSSPIAGMPVLRVWEAENVIVFKRSMAAGYAGVQNPLFYRENTQMLFGDAKERVEDILRDAE
- a CDS encoding winged helix-turn-helix transcriptional regulator, producing the protein MAARSYGQYCGVTTAAELIGERWALLIVRDLLVGPRRYTDLKAGLPRIPTNILAARLKELQDAGVVRRVPLSHRGLVYDLTAYGRELEPIVLALGRWGFVAMGEPEPDDIVTADSLTIALRTAFRPDAAAALPSTGYDLHIGEVGLRARVDGAALAVRRLDAGAFPSSAEGAEGAEGAEGAADEHGAGGADAVIVAGPAIREIISGELRPDDAIARGVVRVPRGDVALLGRFARTFHIDPAAAAA
- a CDS encoding VOC family protein, producing the protein MTDIFVNLPTADLDRCKAFYTALGAEINPMFTDENAACVAWGDGVYFMMLTREFFATFTPKPVADPAATAQVMVGLSRASNDDVDAVMATGLAAGGTEPREPENLGFMYSRDLEDPDGNVLSFFYMDPVAAEQGPEAFADQARS
- a CDS encoding exodeoxyribonuclease III, whose product is MRLATWNVNSIRARVVRTVDFAVREGIDVLAMQEIKCKPEQFPYEAFEDAGYHVVAHGLNQWNGVAIASREPIEDVATSFPGMPGFAKGHEGPDQPLEARALGATIGGIRVWSLYVPNGRSLDDPHYVYKLDWLGALAQHARESLTENPDLALAMVGDFNIAPTDADNGDPTVVEGISTHVSPPERAAFRAIEDAGMIDVVRPLVPTGFTYWDYKQLRFPRNQGMRIDFILGSHAFADRVTGASIHRDERKGEIPSDHVPVVVDLDLASPDDDDDRPMIFG
- a CDS encoding dihydrofolate reductase family protein; its protein translation is MSGVIHIDLFTSLDGVAQSPGSRAEDPDDGFAYGGWQAPVDDDAVGERVMAGIRRLDALLLGRRTYEIFAGYWPQYEGPAAEIAERFTAVPKYVASRGEPPLPWENSHLLGADLAAEVAGLRERHEEVHVIGSIDFARSLVQERLFDVLNLWVYPLVLGPGKRLFPPDGPAFGLTLLEPPVAGPAGALLLRYGPGPEVATADMG